The Eleftheria terrae genome has a window encoding:
- a CDS encoding DUF6362 family protein, which yields MAEQWTVEAVAMRFADAAETSRRLPAVRVQGYLSTWPRVVREQWEALGRREEAPVRFPPSPQDIDRLLQAMQWVQWLEVEQRHLVWMRAQRYGWQEIGKRLGCERTTAWRRWMAALQIIADRLDQQAVGASVPLRSFAHPGAPEMRL from the coding sequence ATGGCTGAGCAGTGGACCGTCGAGGCAGTGGCCATGCGCTTCGCCGATGCTGCAGAGACCTCGCGACGGCTGCCTGCCGTTCGGGTGCAGGGCTACCTCAGCACCTGGCCGCGGGTCGTTCGGGAGCAGTGGGAAGCGCTGGGACGCAGGGAGGAGGCGCCGGTGCGCTTCCCGCCCAGCCCCCAGGACATCGACCGTCTACTGCAGGCCATGCAGTGGGTGCAGTGGCTGGAGGTGGAGCAGCGGCACCTGGTGTGGATGCGGGCGCAGCGCTACGGCTGGCAGGAGATCGGCAAGCGCCTGGGCTGCGAGCGGACCACGGCCTGGCGTCGGTGGATGGCGGCCCTGCAGATCATCGCCGACCGGCTCGACCAGCAGGCCGTGGGTGCCAGCGTTCCTTTGCGCTCCTTTGCGCACCCTGGTGCTCCTGAAATGCGGCTATAG
- a CDS encoding PEP-CTERM sorting domain-containing protein, with protein MPAFLGLRRKLAVLAAFLIAAASSAVEVATASTPAKELIIGAAISESVSLPFTALSYLEVVDLAEVPQLEVSGGYTDNGFTTLVQGDIGGTIYSHSQSATVEGNVGEDITIHIAGTGSLGQQAFSETATIVWHYDTAAADYVGFEFESSGGIADSFASSASTAGLKSWFNKVVGRGSGVIKGVLDFFTQGETGTTDKPSVIIKQNIKGDKNKVKKNIRVGEGLDVEGGLDGTRFAGVTTPVPEPSTWLLLVLGGGLLVARGRWSARRKLGPIEPALI; from the coding sequence ATGCCCGCATTTTTGGGACTTCGCAGGAAGCTCGCCGTTTTGGCTGCCTTTCTGATCGCCGCTGCTTCATCGGCAGTGGAAGTGGCGACCGCTTCGACTCCGGCGAAGGAGTTGATCATCGGCGCTGCAATCTCGGAGAGCGTATCGCTCCCATTTACTGCGCTTAGCTACCTTGAAGTGGTGGACCTTGCAGAAGTGCCACAACTCGAAGTTTCTGGCGGCTATACCGACAATGGCTTCACAACCCTTGTTCAAGGCGACATCGGCGGCACCATATATAGCCACTCACAATCTGCCACAGTCGAAGGCAATGTCGGGGAGGACATCACGATCCACATCGCTGGCACAGGAAGCCTTGGCCAGCAGGCGTTCAGCGAAACCGCGACCATCGTCTGGCACTACGACACGGCTGCTGCCGACTATGTTGGTTTCGAATTCGAGAGCAGTGGTGGCATTGCGGACTCCTTCGCCTCCAGCGCATCGACCGCAGGGTTGAAGAGTTGGTTCAACAAAGTCGTCGGCAGGGGATCCGGCGTGATTAAAGGCGTGCTCGACTTCTTCACTCAGGGGGAAACGGGAACGACCGACAAGCCGTCTGTGATCATCAAGCAGAATATCAAGGGGGATAAGAACAAGGTGAAGAAGAACATCCGCGTCGGGGAAGGCCTCGACGTTGAGGGTGGCCTTGACGGTACTCGATTCGCAGGTGTGACTACCCCAGTCCCGGAACCGAGCACGTGGCTTCTGCTAGTTTTGGGAGGCGGCTTGCTGGTCGCAAGAGGCCGTTGGTCTGCACGAAGGAAATTGGGACCGATAGAACCTGCGTTGATCTAA
- a CDS encoding site-specific DNA-methyltransferase, which translates to MLNNTPQVTNWLATRIEHWPIERLLPYAKNARTHSDTQIAQIAASIVEFGFVNACLVGADGVLVAGHGRVLAARLLKLVTVPVVVLDHLTPLQRRALVIADNRTAELAGWDDELLRLELKALDVEGFDLDLTGFDADALTELLQGEEPDDAGATDDDAVPEPEARPISRPGDVWLMGKHRLVCGDATTAEAYQLLLGDGQVDMVFADPPYNVAYTESAMHRKRGAARPILNDALGEGFQQFLTDALALMVPRCRGAMYIAMSSSELDALQAAFREAGGHWSTFIIWAKNRFSLGTADYQRQFEPILYGWPKGAKRHWYGDRDQSDIWQIERRAKNDLHPTMKPVELVERAIRNSSRPGDVVLDPFAGSGTTLIAAEKTGRVARMMELDAKYADVVIRRWQQWTEQSAVRESDQQPFDALAAVSV; encoded by the coding sequence ATGTTGAACAACACTCCCCAGGTAACGAACTGGCTGGCCACCAGGATCGAGCACTGGCCCATCGAGCGGCTCCTGCCCTACGCGAAGAACGCCCGAACGCACTCGGACACTCAAATCGCGCAGATCGCGGCAAGCATCGTCGAATTCGGGTTTGTGAATGCATGCCTGGTAGGCGCTGATGGCGTCCTCGTTGCCGGCCACGGCCGGGTGCTGGCGGCGCGCCTGCTGAAATTGGTGACGGTGCCGGTGGTGGTGCTCGACCACCTCACTCCTTTGCAGCGGCGGGCGCTCGTCATCGCGGACAACCGAACTGCGGAGCTCGCGGGCTGGGACGACGAGCTGCTGCGGCTAGAACTAAAGGCGTTGGACGTGGAAGGCTTCGATCTTGACCTAACCGGCTTCGACGCAGACGCCCTGACCGAGCTGCTGCAGGGCGAAGAGCCGGATGACGCGGGCGCGACCGACGACGATGCAGTTCCGGAGCCGGAGGCACGTCCAATCTCCCGCCCGGGTGATGTTTGGCTGATGGGGAAGCACCGCCTGGTCTGCGGCGATGCAACCACCGCCGAGGCCTACCAGCTGCTGCTGGGCGATGGCCAGGTCGACATGGTGTTCGCAGACCCTCCTTATAACGTTGCGTATACCGAAAGCGCCATGCACCGCAAGCGCGGCGCGGCGCGACCAATCTTGAACGACGCCCTTGGAGAGGGCTTCCAGCAGTTCCTCACCGACGCTCTGGCGCTGATGGTCCCGCGCTGTCGCGGCGCGATGTACATCGCCATGTCCTCCAGCGAGCTCGACGCGCTGCAGGCCGCCTTCCGAGAGGCTGGCGGTCACTGGTCCACCTTCATCATCTGGGCAAAGAACCGCTTCTCGCTGGGAACCGCGGACTACCAGCGCCAGTTCGAGCCGATCCTCTACGGCTGGCCGAAGGGCGCCAAGCGTCACTGGTACGGAGACCGGGACCAGAGCGACATCTGGCAGATTGAGCGACGTGCCAAGAACGACCTGCACCCCACGATGAAGCCGGTCGAGCTGGTGGAACGGGCGATCCGCAATTCGAGCCGGCCAGGCGATGTTGTGCTTGATCCCTTCGCTGGCTCTGGAACGACCCTGATCGCAGCGGAGAAGACGGGCCGCGTTGCCCGAATGATGGAGCTCGATGCCAAGTACGCTGATGTGGTTATTCGCCGCTGGCAGCAGTGGACCGAGCAAAGTGCTGTTCGTGAGTCAGATCAGCAGCCATTTGATGCACTGGCCGCCGTCTCTGTTTGA
- a CDS encoding DUF3489 domain-containing protein gives MTATTLTATQRETLTHAAEHNEGRIEWFPASVKGGARAKVLQGLEARGWAYHDRECHALTDAGYQVIGQERHQPKGEAVATDEDTSLEADVAAAEASWAGTQPVPARKTRAPRDGSKQAQVIALLRRPSGATVAEIQALTGWLPHTVRGTFSGSFRKRLGLQVVSAKEDGGKRVYRIVEAGDGEMTGSGVFGSAELR, from the coding sequence ATGACCGCAACGACCCTGACCGCCACCCAGCGCGAGACCCTGACCCACGCGGCCGAGCACAACGAAGGCCGCATCGAGTGGTTCCCCGCCAGCGTCAAGGGCGGCGCACGCGCCAAGGTGCTGCAAGGCCTGGAGGCCCGCGGCTGGGCCTATCACGACAGGGAGTGCCACGCTCTCACCGACGCCGGCTACCAGGTCATCGGCCAAGAGCGACACCAGCCGAAAGGCGAAGCGGTGGCCACCGATGAGGACACCTCACTCGAAGCCGACGTCGCGGCTGCGGAAGCCAGCTGGGCTGGCACTCAACCGGTGCCGGCACGCAAGACACGCGCACCCCGCGACGGCAGCAAGCAAGCGCAGGTCATTGCCTTGCTGCGCCGCCCCAGCGGCGCCACGGTGGCCGAGATCCAGGCGTTGACCGGCTGGCTGCCGCACACCGTGCGCGGCACCTTCTCCGGCAGCTTCCGCAAGCGCCTCGGTCTGCAGGTGGTTTCCGCTAAGGAAGACGGCGGCAAGCGCGTCTACCGCATCGTTGAAGCGGGCGATGGCGAGATGACTGGCAGCGGCGTCTTCGGTAGCGCTGAGCTGCGGTAA
- a CDS encoding elements of external origin, producing MGLSIRAYARHRGVSDTAVHKAIRAGRITPQPDGTIDAEKADAEWAQNTEEPRVGTRQQAPRVQSDLVERGGASAGGTSLLQARTVNEVVKAQANKVRLARLKGELVDRSQALAHVFKLARAERDAWLNWPGRVSSELAARLGVDPHEMHVALERAVREQLQELGEVEPWLDG from the coding sequence ATGGGACTTTCAATTCGGGCCTATGCGCGCCACCGCGGCGTCAGCGACACGGCGGTCCACAAGGCGATCCGAGCGGGCCGCATCACACCGCAGCCGGACGGCACCATCGATGCGGAGAAGGCTGACGCCGAGTGGGCGCAGAACACGGAGGAGCCGCGCGTCGGCACGCGGCAGCAAGCCCCTCGGGTGCAAAGCGACCTGGTGGAGCGCGGCGGCGCGTCAGCGGGTGGTACCTCGCTGCTACAGGCCCGCACCGTCAACGAGGTCGTCAAAGCGCAAGCCAACAAGGTCCGGCTGGCCCGCCTGAAGGGTGAGCTGGTCGACCGCTCGCAGGCGCTGGCCCACGTTTTCAAGCTGGCGCGTGCGGAGCGCGATGCCTGGCTGAACTGGCCCGGCCGGGTCTCGTCGGAGCTGGCGGCCCGGCTCGGCGTGGACCCGCACGAGATGCACGTGGCGCTGGAGCGCGCCGTGCGCGAGCAACTGCAGGAGCTGGGCGAGGTCGAGCCGTGGCTGGACGGATGA
- a CDS encoding IS4 family transposase produces the protein MANSQGTRAGQAIKTGQNSWIDQELDESVFQDARLGRRLRALLARFAQAPGQSIPWVCQDWANTKAAYRFLSNERVNEADILAGHFSATRQRIVAASQAPVLVLHDTTEFAYHRDSDHALGLLGKVNSGWDSQGRVRHHTVRGLLMHSSLAVTTEGLPLGLAAVKFWSRSKFKGTNALKRSINPTRVPIELKESMCWLDNVRLSGEMFEQPERCVHIGDRGSDIYELFCQAHEAQTHFIFRTCADRLAGDGTHTVATYLREVRCRGLHRIQVRNSQGQERCALLELKYCRVRLLPPRAKQSRYPPLMLTVLQAVEREAPLHADPIDWKLITNLPVTSRAQAIEKLDWYAMRWKIETYHKILKSGCRAEDSKLRTAQRLTNLIAMFCLLGWRIFWLTMMNRAAPEAPPRMAFTEAEVEVLDRLRPPSCTAASPCRQSLSSCLMQLARLGGYLARASDPPPGNTVI, from the coding sequence ATGGCAAACTCGCAGGGTACAAGGGCAGGTCAAGCGATCAAGACGGGGCAGAACAGTTGGATCGACCAGGAGTTGGACGAGAGCGTTTTCCAGGACGCCCGCCTGGGCCGACGCCTGAGAGCGTTGCTGGCGCGGTTTGCCCAAGCGCCAGGCCAGAGCATTCCCTGGGTATGCCAAGACTGGGCCAACACCAAGGCGGCGTATCGATTCCTCAGCAACGAGCGGGTCAACGAGGCCGATATCTTGGCAGGGCACTTCAGCGCGACACGCCAACGGATTGTTGCGGCGAGTCAGGCGCCCGTGCTGGTGTTGCACGACACGACGGAGTTTGCCTATCACCGTGACAGCGATCACGCCCTGGGACTGTTGGGCAAGGTCAATTCCGGGTGGGACTCGCAAGGCCGCGTGCGGCACCATACGGTTCGAGGGCTGCTCATGCATTCGAGCCTGGCCGTCACCACCGAAGGGCTGCCGTTGGGCTTGGCAGCCGTGAAGTTCTGGAGCCGCTCGAAGTTCAAGGGCACCAACGCGCTCAAGCGCTCGATCAATCCGACACGGGTGCCCATCGAGTTGAAGGAGAGTATGTGCTGGCTGGACAACGTGCGGCTGTCCGGCGAGATGTTCGAGCAGCCCGAACGCTGCGTGCACATCGGCGACCGCGGCAGCGACATTTATGAGCTGTTCTGCCAAGCTCATGAAGCTCAAACCCACTTCATCTTCCGAACTTGTGCCGACCGGCTTGCCGGAGACGGCACCCACACCGTGGCAACCTACCTCAGAGAGGTTCGCTGCCGCGGCCTGCATCGCATCCAGGTGCGCAATAGCCAGGGCCAGGAGCGCTGCGCGCTGCTGGAGTTGAAGTACTGCCGCGTGCGTCTGCTGCCACCGAGGGCCAAGCAAAGCCGTTACCCGCCACTCATGCTCACGGTGCTGCAGGCCGTGGAGCGAGAGGCGCCCCTGCATGCCGATCCGATTGACTGGAAGTTGATCACCAACCTGCCGGTCACCTCCCGTGCGCAGGCTATCGAGAAGCTCGACTGGTACGCCATGCGATGGAAGATCGAGACCTATCACAAGATCTTGAAGTCCGGTTGCCGAGCCGAAGACTCCAAGCTGCGTACCGCCCAACGCCTGACCAATCTGATCGCCATGTTCTGCCTCCTCGGCTGGCGCATCTTCTGGCTGACGATGATGAATCGCGCCGCTCCCGAGGCCCCGCCCCGGATGGCCTTCACAGAGGCAGAGGTCGAGGTGCTGGACCGCCTCAGACCACCTTCCTGTACGGCAGCATCGCCTTGCAGACAGTCGTTATCGTCCTGCCTGATGCAGTTGGCCCGACTCGGCGGGTACTTGGCCCGCGCTTCAGATCCACCACCAGGCAATACCGTCATCTAG
- a CDS encoding IS3 family transposase (programmed frameshift), whose protein sequence is MKKSNKFSPEVRERAVRMVQEARGEYPSLWGAVESIAPKIGCVPQTLLDWVKQSEVEAGTRAGTTTAEAQRVRELEREVKELRRANEILKLASAFFGPGGARPPYEVLKAFVDAHRSDFGVEPICRVLQIAPSGYRRHAMRRREPGRCCARTQRDAQLMSEIDRVWQANRQVYGADKVWRQLGREGMKVARCTVERLMRRLGLRGVIRGKRVRTTAADAKAPCPFDKVNRVFRADRPNQLWVSDFTYVSTWQGFAYVAFVVDVFARRIVGWRVSHSMRTDFVLDAQEQALYARQPEAEAGLVCHSDRGSQYVSIRYTERLAEAGIEPSVGSKGDSYDNALAETINGLYKAEVIHRRTWKTREAVELATLEWVAWFNHHRLMAPLGYIPPAEAEANYHRQLAERSAVTA, encoded by the exons ATGAAGAAGTCGAACAAGTTCTCACCTGAGGTTCGCGAGCGCGCAGTGCGGATGGTGCAGGAAGCGCGCGGGGAGTACCCGTCGCTATGGGGCGCAGTCGAATCGATCGCGCCGAAGATCGGCTGCGTGCCGCAGACGCTGCTGGATTGGGTCAAGCAGTCAGAGGTAGAGGCCGGTACGCGCGCGGGCACGACGACCGCGGAGGCGCAACGCGTGAGAGAGCTGGAGCGCGAGGTCAAGGAGCTGCGCCGGGCCAACGAGATCCTGAAGCTGGCCAGCGCGTTTTTCG GCCCAGGCGGAGCTCGACCGCCGTACGAAGTCTTGAAGGCGTTCGTCGACGCGCATCGGAGTGACTTCGGGGTCGAGCCGATCTGCCGGGTGCTGCAGATCGCCCCGTCGGGATACCGACGCCATGCGATGCGCCGGCGCGAGCCGGGCCGCTGCTGCGCACGCACGCAGCGCGATGCGCAGTTGATGTCGGAGATCGATCGGGTCTGGCAAGCCAACCGGCAGGTCTACGGTGCCGACAAGGTCTGGCGCCAGCTCGGGCGTGAAGGCATGAAGGTGGCGCGCTGCACCGTCGAGCGCCTGATGCGCAGGCTGGGTCTTCGCGGCGTGATTCGAGGCAAGCGCGTTCGCACCACGGCGGCCGATGCCAAGGCGCCGTGCCCGTTCGACAAGGTCAACAGGGTGTTCCGGGCGGACCGGCCCAACCAGCTGTGGGTGAGCGACTTCACCTACGTGTCGACCTGGCAGGGCTTCGCCTACGTCGCCTTCGTCGTCGATGTCTTCGCACGGCGCATCGTGGGCTGGCGCGTGAGCCACTCGATGCGCACCGACTTCGTCCTGGATGCGCAGGAGCAGGCGCTGTATGCCCGCCAGCCCGAAGCCGAAGCGGGGCTGGTCTGCCACTCGGACAGGGGCTCGCAATACGTCAGCATTCGCTACACCGAGCGGCTTGCCGAGGCCGGGATCGAGCCCTCGGTTGGCAGCAAGGGCGACAGCTATGACAACGCCCTGGCCGAGACCATCAACGGGCTGTACAAGGCCGAGGTGATCCACCGGCGCACTTGGAAGACCCGCGAGGCCGTCGAGCTTGCCACGCTCGAATGGGTCGCCTGGTTCAACCATCATCGCTTGATGGCACCGCTGGGCTACATCCCGCCGGCCGAAGCCGAGGCAAACTACCATCGCCAACTCGCCGAGCGATCGGCCGTGACGGCGTGA
- a CDS encoding Imm7 family immunity protein — protein sequence MDKAIAESDAKLWASFREWMAANSSPWLLWTLHEQHNNHKGMLQVYLSRNHRGSPFWVMLEWIAEHGLGSYGLFYVNDDEESESSGNVFRVHRIMNGRVDQLPDPFFGPIVPNLEPIHPYDRNLPGDNEEAT from the coding sequence ATGGACAAAGCCATCGCTGAGTCCGATGCAAAATTGTGGGCCTCTTTCCGCGAGTGGATGGCAGCGAACAGTTCCCCCTGGCTGCTGTGGACGTTGCATGAGCAACATAACAACCACAAAGGGATGCTTCAGGTGTACCTGTCGCGGAACCACAGGGGGTCGCCTTTCTGGGTCATGCTTGAGTGGATCGCGGAGCACGGCCTAGGGAGCTACGGGCTCTTCTATGTCAACGACGACGAAGAATCTGAGAGTTCCGGCAACGTCTTCCGAGTGCACCGGATCATGAACGGTCGAGTTGATCAACTGCCAGACCCATTCTTTGGACCGATAGTGCCCAACCTTGAGCCGATACATCCCTATGACCGCAACTTGCCTGGCGACAACGAAGAAGCGACGTAA
- a CDS encoding IS481 family transposase: MTQDQKIIRNKIGLLKLAQTLGSVSEACKVLGFSRDSFYRFKELYETGGETALAEISRKKPNLKNRADPIIERAVIDFALEQPAYGQVRVANELRKRAISVSPAGVRTIWLRHDLQTFQLRLKALSAKVAQEGVILTEDQVRALEKAKQEKEAHGEIETEHPGYLGSQDTYYVGNLKGVGRIYQQTFIDTYSKLAFVKLYDRKHAITAADMLNDRVLPFFEEHGVPLLRILTDRGSEYCGNRETHEFALYLDLENIEHTRTRTKRPQTNGICERFHQTIQNEFYASAFRRKLYNSLDELQVDVDEWMQSYNAERTHSGKYCYGKTPLQTFIESATLAYDKQLDQIKQTPHADTAVA, from the coding sequence ATGACACAAGATCAGAAGATCATTCGCAACAAGATCGGGCTATTGAAGCTGGCGCAGACGCTGGGCAGCGTATCAGAAGCATGCAAGGTGCTGGGTTTCAGCCGAGACAGCTTCTACCGCTTCAAGGAACTGTACGAGACGGGCGGAGAAACGGCGCTCGCAGAGATCTCCCGCAAGAAGCCCAACCTGAAGAACCGGGCGGACCCCATCATCGAGCGAGCGGTGATCGACTTCGCGCTGGAGCAGCCGGCATACGGCCAGGTGCGCGTTGCCAACGAGTTGAGAAAGCGCGCCATCAGCGTATCACCCGCCGGCGTGCGCACGATCTGGCTGCGCCATGACTTGCAGACCTTCCAACTGCGCCTGAAGGCGCTGTCGGCCAAGGTGGCGCAGGAGGGCGTGATTCTCACAGAGGATCAGGTCCGTGCGCTGGAGAAGGCCAAGCAGGAGAAGGAAGCGCACGGCGAGATCGAGACAGAGCACCCGGGCTACCTCGGCTCGCAGGACACCTACTACGTGGGCAATCTCAAAGGCGTAGGGCGCATCTACCAGCAGACCTTCATCGACACGTACAGCAAGCTCGCGTTCGTCAAACTCTACGACCGCAAGCATGCGATCACGGCGGCGGATATGCTCAACGACCGGGTGCTGCCGTTCTTCGAGGAACACGGGGTGCCGCTGCTGCGCATCCTGACCGACCGTGGCAGCGAGTACTGCGGCAACCGGGAGACGCACGAGTTCGCGCTGTATCTGGACCTGGAGAACATCGAGCACACGCGCACGCGCACGAAGAGGCCTCAGACCAACGGGATCTGCGAGCGCTTCCATCAGACCATCCAGAACGAGTTCTACGCCAGCGCCTTCCGGCGCAAGCTGTACAACTCGCTGGACGAACTGCAGGTGGACGTTGACGAGTGGATGCAGAGCTACAACGCCGAGCGGACGCACTCGGGCAAGTACTGCTACGGTAAGACGCCGCTGCAGACCTTTATCGAGAGTGCAACGCTGGCGTACGATAAACAGCTGGATCAGATCAAGCAGACACCTCACGCCGATACGGCCGTCGCTTGA
- a CDS encoding lysozyme inhibitor LprI family protein: MKTIMCNVAGGFCLSGAVMTVKAVPLHSACHAVRLAIGAVASLVAGGVLAADVCQGVDLPAFDDACLRQRVQEREAVVVHLTRDLEQSMDGRLREAVSAADRSWREFRRRQCALEWLYAYPGSMSESDQQRCLLRLADSRIAELKAGLARAPELRR; encoded by the coding sequence ATGAAGACCATCATGTGCAATGTTGCGGGTGGGTTCTGCCTATCTGGTGCGGTGATGACTGTAAAGGCTGTCCCGCTGCACAGTGCTTGCCACGCCGTGAGATTGGCCATCGGCGCAGTCGCATCGTTGGTCGCCGGAGGGGTGCTTGCTGCTGATGTTTGCCAAGGCGTCGATCTGCCTGCCTTCGATGATGCGTGCCTGCGGCAACGTGTCCAGGAACGTGAGGCGGTGGTCGTCCATCTCACACGGGATCTCGAGCAAAGTATGGACGGGAGGCTGCGCGAAGCTGTCTCCGCGGCCGACAGGTCGTGGCGCGAGTTCCGCAGACGCCAATGTGCGCTCGAATGGCTCTACGCTTATCCAGGATCAATGTCGGAGAGTGACCAGCAGCGGTGCCTTCTGCGCTTAGCCGACAGTCGCATCGCCGAACTGAAGGCCGGTCTGGCGCGGGCGCCCGAGCTGCGGCGCTGA
- a CDS encoding DUF4031 domain-containing protein has translation MTVYVDDMHTIPMGQYGRMKMCHMVADSTDELLAMADRIGVARQWLQKAGTHHEHFDIAMSKRAEAVKAGAVEVTMSEVGRITRGKREAAVSAGGMTPYRQFPEQTVASREQIGKERVWTAMDDERLRVRAKDIRIAGWEAGRAGLPASNNPYPKDSSEHETWRAAHFEGQCVAIDSGEQEAP, from the coding sequence ATGACGGTGTACGTTGACGACATGCACACGATACCCATGGGTCAGTACGGCCGCATGAAGATGTGTCACATGGTGGCCGATAGCACCGATGAGCTGCTCGCAATGGCTGATCGCATCGGTGTGGCGCGCCAGTGGCTCCAAAAGGCAGGCACGCATCACGAACACTTCGACATCGCCATGAGCAAGCGCGCCGAGGCCGTCAAAGCCGGGGCGGTCGAAGTGACAATGAGCGAGGTGGGCCGGATCACGCGCGGGAAGCGTGAGGCCGCGGTTTCGGCCGGCGGCATGACGCCGTATCGACAGTTCCCAGAGCAAACTGTCGCCTCGCGCGAGCAGATCGGCAAGGAACGGGTATGGACTGCAATGGATGACGAGCGACTCCGAGTACGCGCCAAGGACATCCGCATAGCAGGATGGGAAGCAGGCCGGGCAGGGCTGCCCGCGTCCAACAATCCCTACCCCAAGGACAGCTCGGAGCACGAAACCTGGCGTGCTGCTCATTTCGAAGGGCAGTGCGTAGCGATCGATTCCGGCGAGCAGGAAGCACCCTAA
- a CDS encoding IS5 family transposase: protein MRGPDTFTESLFSVKKLDDFVPATHPLRAIRAMVNDALIELEDMFADMYEDAAKGGRPSIAPQKLLRAMLLQVLYSVRSERLLMEQVQYNLLFRWFIGLSMDDNVWVPTVFSKNRQRLIEHDAVVAFFNEVLAQAERKNWLSKEHFSVDGTLIQAWASHKSFVPKKAGDDDDAGGGSSNDGSDFRGQPRSNDTHESKTDPDSRLYCKGKTASEMRFMGHTLMDNRHGLIVNAVVTQADGYAERAAARAMINDARQVNPEAEITLGADKGYDAAQFIAELQQLKVEPHVAQNKSGRRSAVPDEIAQTDGYALSMQCRKRIEQAFGWAKTIGSIRQVMVRGLKKVDQLFVLNMAAYNLVRMRSLGQVRLQGAR, encoded by the coding sequence ATGCGCGGTCCCGACACCTTCACCGAGAGCCTGTTCAGCGTCAAGAAGCTGGACGACTTCGTGCCGGCCACGCATCCGCTGCGAGCGATACGCGCGATGGTCAACGACGCGTTGATCGAGCTTGAAGACATGTTCGCCGACATGTATGAGGACGCCGCCAAGGGCGGGCGTCCGAGCATCGCCCCGCAGAAGCTGCTACGGGCGATGTTGCTGCAGGTGCTGTACTCGGTGCGCTCGGAGCGACTGCTGATGGAGCAAGTGCAATACAACTTGCTGTTTCGCTGGTTCATCGGCCTATCGATGGACGACAACGTGTGGGTGCCCACGGTATTCAGCAAGAACCGACAGCGCTTGATCGAGCACGATGCGGTGGTCGCGTTCTTCAACGAAGTGCTGGCGCAAGCCGAGCGCAAGAACTGGCTGTCCAAGGAACACTTCAGTGTGGACGGCACGCTGATCCAGGCGTGGGCCAGCCACAAGAGCTTTGTGCCCAAGAAGGCCGGTGACGACGACGACGCGGGCGGTGGCAGCAGCAACGATGGCAGCGACTTCCGGGGCCAGCCGCGCAGCAACGACACGCACGAATCGAAGACCGATCCAGACAGCCGCCTGTATTGCAAGGGCAAGACTGCCAGCGAGATGCGCTTCATGGGCCACACACTGATGGACAACCGGCACGGCCTGATCGTCAATGCCGTGGTCACTCAGGCAGACGGCTATGCCGAGCGCGCGGCGGCCCGGGCCATGATCAACGATGCCCGGCAGGTCAACCCTGAGGCAGAGATCACGCTGGGTGCAGACAAGGGCTACGACGCGGCGCAGTTCATCGCCGAGTTGCAGCAGCTCAAGGTCGAGCCTCATGTGGCGCAGAACAAGTCGGGGCGTCGCTCGGCGGTGCCCGATGAGATCGCCCAGACCGACGGGTACGCGTTGTCGATGCAATGCCGCAAGCGCATCGAGCAGGCCTTCGGGTGGGCCAAGACCATCGGCTCGATCCGGCAGGTGATGGTGCGCGGACTCAAGAAGGTGGACCAGTTGTTCGTGCTGAACATGGCGGCCTACAACTTGGTGCGCATGCGCTCGCTGGGACAGGTCCGTCTGCAAGGCGCCAGATGA
- the tnpB gene encoding IS66 family insertion sequence element accessory protein TnpB (TnpB, as the term is used for proteins encoded by IS66 family insertion elements, is considered an accessory protein, since TnpC, encoded by a neighboring gene, is a DDE family transposase.) produces MLGLPPNTRVWIAAGHTDMRKGLDGLAALVQTALPDNPYSGHVFVFRGKRGDMIKVLWFDGQGLLLLSKRLERGRFVWPQASSGAVSLTPAQLSMLLEGIDWRMPARTWQPAMAV; encoded by the coding sequence ATGCTCGGCCTGCCGCCGAACACCCGCGTGTGGATCGCGGCCGGCCACACCGACATGCGCAAGGGCTTAGACGGCTTGGCGGCCCTGGTGCAGACTGCATTGCCCGACAACCCGTACTCCGGCCACGTGTTCGTCTTCCGGGGCAAGCGCGGCGACATGATCAAGGTGCTGTGGTTCGACGGCCAGGGCCTGCTGCTGTTGAGCAAGCGATTGGAACGCGGCCGCTTCGTCTGGCCGCAGGCCTCCTCCGGTGCCGTGTCGCTCACCCCGGCGCAGCTGTCGATGCTGCTGGAGGGCATCGACTGGCGGATGCCAGCTCGCACGTGGCAGCCAGCGATGGCGGTGTGA